One segment of Bacillus alkalisoli DNA contains the following:
- a CDS encoding GntR family transcriptional regulator: protein MKPSYVKIKEQLDTLIQQGVFKVGERLPSEKEMAKRFEVSRETFRSAVKLLEQEDKLVVKHGAGTFVVNPLPKIANSLEKLGSVTTMIQSAGLTEGEQRESIRVEPCQAEWAEALLLEEGTPVIVHKRIRTANDEPVVFSQNILRKDLVKEEILESESVGSLFQYLEHACGLIITKADSELVVPLHTDRNCQKLLIHPETTVLLMKQLHYDNNNVPILYSYDYFRNDVFTFMIRRLR, encoded by the coding sequence ATGAAACCGAGCTATGTGAAGATAAAGGAACAGTTAGATACGTTAATTCAGCAAGGAGTCTTTAAAGTCGGGGAGCGGCTTCCTTCTGAGAAAGAAATGGCGAAAAGATTTGAAGTCAGTCGGGAAACGTTTCGTAGTGCTGTTAAATTGTTAGAACAAGAAGATAAGTTAGTCGTTAAACATGGAGCAGGTACTTTTGTTGTTAACCCTTTACCTAAAATAGCGAACAGCTTAGAGAAATTAGGTAGTGTGACAACGATGATACAATCTGCTGGTTTAACAGAAGGAGAACAGAGGGAATCGATACGTGTAGAACCTTGTCAAGCGGAATGGGCCGAAGCTTTACTGCTAGAAGAAGGTACACCTGTCATCGTGCATAAACGAATCCGTACCGCAAATGACGAACCTGTTGTATTCTCCCAAAATATTTTACGGAAGGACCTTGTAAAAGAAGAGATATTAGAGAGTGAATCCGTTGGGTCACTTTTTCAGTATCTTGAACACGCTTGTGGCTTAATCATAACTAAGGCAGATTCAGAACTAGTGGTCCCATTACATACGGACCGAAACTGCCAGAAGCTTTTAATACACCCTGAAACAACTGTATTATTAATGAAACAACTTCATTATGATAACAATAATGTTCCTATTCTTTATTCGTATGACTATTTCCGAAATGATGTTTTTACATTCATGATTAGAAGATTAAGATAA
- a CDS encoding DegV family protein produces the protein MIKIMADSTCDLSNEMLNLYDISLAPLTITIDGKTYKDRVDIEPDYFYSILKSLSKFPTTAMPSPEEYTKIFHDAIQSGQNEILCISMSSGTSGSYQSAVIAKDMFLEENPNSTVKIHIVDSKCMSHGSGWLVMKSAQMREQGASFEEIVAFNEKYKTKVKHFLSVDDLNHLIKSGRLSNASAFIGKVLMLKPIMSMKQGKGAIVGKERGRKKVLKHYVNEFIARNDEKMTDFIIIGYTNNSKIAEDLRDKLLQETNFSGDIHLMQMGVSVGTHVGLGAVSMFFVEK, from the coding sequence ATGATAAAAATAATGGCGGATTCAACTTGTGATTTATCCAATGAAATGTTGAATTTATATGATATAAGCTTGGCACCACTTACGATAACAATTGATGGAAAAACATATAAAGATAGAGTAGACATAGAACCAGATTATTTTTACAGTATTTTAAAATCCTTGTCGAAGTTCCCAACTACTGCGATGCCGAGTCCAGAAGAATATACGAAGATTTTTCATGACGCAATTCAATCGGGGCAAAATGAAATTCTATGTATTTCGATGTCGAGCGGGACAAGCGGGAGCTACCAATCAGCGGTTATCGCAAAAGATATGTTTTTGGAGGAAAATCCGAATTCCACAGTGAAAATTCATATCGTTGATTCCAAGTGCATGAGCCACGGAAGCGGTTGGTTAGTGATGAAAAGTGCACAAATGCGTGAACAAGGCGCAAGCTTTGAAGAGATTGTAGCCTTTAATGAAAAATATAAAACAAAAGTTAAACACTTTTTATCCGTAGATGATTTAAACCATCTAATCAAAAGTGGAAGACTTTCTAATGCATCTGCATTTATTGGTAAGGTATTAATGCTAAAGCCGATCATGTCGATGAAACAAGGTAAAGGGGCCATAGTTGGAAAAGAAAGAGGCCGGAAAAAAGTATTGAAACATTACGTCAACGAATTTATTGCAAGAAACGACGAGAAAATGACTGATTTTATTATTATTGGTTACACAAATAATAGTAAAATAGCGGAAGACTTAAGAGACAAGCTACTACAAGAAACAAATTTCTCAGGAGACATCCACCTAATGCAAATGGGTGTATCCGTAGGAACACACGTAGGATTAGGCGCGGTTTCGATGTTTTTTGTGGAGAAATAA